The Nycticebus coucang isolate mNycCou1 chromosome 2, mNycCou1.pri, whole genome shotgun sequence genome includes a window with the following:
- the C2H16orf95 gene encoding uncharacterized protein C16orf95 homolog: protein MCVPAIKSDPRVSQSPLLSAGWSSSSPPPSRQSTFQTFGEDLRLTDHSMYPGPCTVLREPICCACQTKFGGHLPVPRAEAALPYWVPLSLRPRKQIPKTVRFHIPQTTKMCSCSCHSFGGRLPVPRDQAVMPYWVPQVLRSQKQVVMQQQSSRSFQEPPLTPFFRHNRWRVCCDQRPMMQWQQLQAPHQDRAPVPRWEASTPAPLLPTGLGLLALLHVILRVIVAIRQMFWF, encoded by the exons ATGTGCGTGCCAGCTATCAAGAGCGACCCTCGTGTGAGCCAGTCTCCGCTTTTATCGGCGGGGTGGTCGTCGTCCTCGCCACCGCCATCAAG gcaGAGTACGTTTCAAACCTTTGGGGAAGATCTGCGCCTCACAGATCATTCG ATGTACCCTGGCCCCTGCACTGTTCTCCGAGAGCCCATCTGCTGTGCGTGCCAGACCAAGTTTGGGGGCCATCTGCCCGTGCCTAGGGCTGAGGCGGCACTGCCTTACTGGGTCCCTCTGTCCCTGAGACCCCGAAAGCAG ATCCCAAAGACGGTCCGGTTTCATATCCCCCAAACTACCAAGATGTGCTCCTGCTCATGCCACAGCTTTGGGGGCCGCCTCCCAGTGCCGAGGGACCAGGCAGTGATGCCCTACTGGGTGCCTCAGGTCCTGAGGTCCCAGAAGCAG GTGGTGATGCAGCAGCAGAGCAGCAGAAGTTTCCAAG AGCCCCCCTTGACTCCCTTTTTCCGCCACAACCGCTGGCGCGTCTGCTGTGACCAGCGTCCCATGATGCAGTGGCAGCAACTCCAGGCCCCTCACCAGGACAGGGCCCCGGTGCCTCGGTGGGAAGCCAGCACCCCGGCTCCGCTGCTGCCCACGGGCCTTGGGCTCCTCGCACTCCTCCACGTCATCCTGAGGGTCATCGTGGCCATTCG CCAGATGTTCTGGTTCTGA